From one Leptospira noumeaensis genomic stretch:
- the ybaL gene encoding YbaL family putative K(+) efflux transporter translates to MPHEVNLISTVAVGLGLAMILGFISIRLRMPPLVGYLIAGIIVGPYVPGFVADAELTAQLAEIGVMLLMFGVGLHFSIEDLMSVKRIAIPGAIVQILVATILGAGAILFWGGSSGEAAVFGLALSVASTVVLLKALETRGVIDSINGRIAIGWLVVEDLVMVLVLVLLPPLAGIMGSQVDGINNTTDTNIMVTLVVTLAKVIAFVIVMLVVGKRLLPKVLWWVTGTGSRELFSLCVIATAVGVAYGSALLFDVSFALGAFFAGMMLRESEFSHRAAEESLPLRDAFAVLFFVSVGMIFDPHILVEQPLKVFTVIAIIMFGKTLVAIALVLIFRYPLNTALTVGASLAQIGEFSFILAGLGVSLGLLDIEGRNLIVAGALVSIAFNSTLFAALEPFQKWIRKHSSFARKLEMPDDPLSMLPMSTDNVFLSGQVVLVGYGRVGKRIANTLDEHKIPYVVAESNREIVEKLRAKEIPAVCGDASDPNVLVQAHITHASLLVAATSNTFHVRQMVEIARKLNPKIETVIRTHNEDEAKLWTEEKIGKIFLSEQQLASGMAEHVLKRMGKIV, encoded by the coding sequence ATGCCCCATGAAGTTAATTTGATTTCAACTGTTGCTGTAGGCCTTGGTCTGGCAATGATCTTAGGATTTATCTCCATCCGCCTACGAATGCCGCCACTCGTGGGATATTTAATTGCCGGTATCATTGTTGGCCCTTATGTCCCAGGTTTTGTGGCGGATGCGGAACTTACTGCACAACTTGCTGAAATAGGTGTCATGTTGCTGATGTTTGGTGTAGGACTTCACTTCTCCATCGAAGACTTAATGTCGGTGAAACGCATTGCCATCCCAGGTGCTATTGTACAAATTTTAGTAGCAACCATACTCGGAGCTGGTGCCATTTTATTCTGGGGAGGAAGTTCGGGAGAAGCTGCTGTCTTTGGGTTGGCACTTTCCGTTGCGAGTACGGTAGTACTTCTCAAGGCACTGGAAACACGCGGTGTGATTGATAGCATCAATGGACGCATCGCCATCGGTTGGTTAGTTGTAGAAGACTTAGTAATGGTACTTGTGCTTGTATTATTACCACCTTTAGCAGGAATCATGGGTAGCCAGGTTGATGGCATCAACAATACAACCGATACAAATATAATGGTTACACTTGTTGTTACCCTCGCCAAAGTAATCGCATTTGTGATCGTGATGTTAGTAGTAGGAAAACGTTTGTTACCCAAAGTTTTGTGGTGGGTTACCGGTACCGGTTCACGTGAGTTATTCAGTTTGTGTGTCATTGCTACAGCAGTTGGTGTGGCTTATGGTTCCGCCCTTTTATTCGACGTATCTTTTGCATTAGGCGCTTTTTTCGCCGGTATGATGTTACGTGAATCTGAATTCAGTCATCGAGCAGCAGAGGAGTCTTTACCCTTACGTGATGCCTTCGCCGTATTATTTTTTGTTTCCGTTGGGATGATTTTTGACCCGCACATCTTGGTGGAACAACCGTTAAAGGTATTTACTGTCATCGCCATCATCATGTTCGGAAAAACACTCGTTGCCATCGCACTAGTGCTCATCTTTCGTTATCCGCTAAACACTGCATTGACGGTTGGGGCAAGCCTTGCTCAAATCGGTGAATTCTCGTTTATTTTAGCTGGACTCGGAGTGAGCCTTGGGCTTCTAGACATAGAAGGTCGAAATCTAATCGTAGCAGGTGCTTTGGTTTCCATTGCGTTTAACTCCACATTGTTTGCAGCACTGGAACCGTTTCAAAAATGGATCCGCAAACACTCATCATTTGCACGCAAACTTGAAATGCCTGACGATCCGCTTTCTATGTTACCCATGTCTACGGATAATGTTTTTTTATCAGGTCAAGTGGTGTTAGTCGGTTATGGTAGAGTTGGAAAACGGATTGCAAATACTCTGGATGAACATAAAATTCCTTACGTTGTTGCAGAATCCAATCGAGAGATTGTGGAAAAATTACGCGCAAAAGAAATACCTGCAGTGTGCGGTGACGCGTCAGATCCAAATGTACTAGTTCAAGCACACATTACACATGCTAGTTTGTTAGTTGCAGCGACTTCAAATACATTCCATGTACGCCAAATGGTTGAAATCGCACGTAAACTGAATCCAAAAATCGAAACCGTCATTCGTACTCATAATGAGGACGAAGCAAAGTTATGGACAGAAGAGAAAATAGGCAAAATTTTCCTCAGCGAACAACAGCTTGCTTCCGGTATGGCAGAACATGTATTAAAACGCATGGGGAAAATAGTTTAA